ATGCCGGCGACATTGGCCAGCAGCATTTCCTCCGACTTCTGCCCGTCGATGAGCAGCAGCAGGTTGCGCTGCGCTCGTTCCTTGATCAGCGCCTTTGCCTGCATTTCGGCGCGGCCCGCGTCAGTCTTTGCCCAGATCACCGATGACTTCCCAGTGGTGGTTGCATTCGTTCATCGTGCGAGGCTTTTGCGATGCCGTCAATGCCGCCGGTGCGATGCCTCGAGGAGGATCACACCTTGTCGCGCAATTCGCGGCGAAGGATCTTGCCGACCGGCGTCTTGGGCAGCTCGGTGCGGAACTCCACGATCTTCGGGCGCTTGTAGCCCGTGAGATTTGCCTCGCAGTAAGCCCGCACCTGCGCTTCGGTGACGTTGGGATCGCTCTTCACGATGCACAGCTTGACCGCCTCGCCGGCCTTCGCGTCGGCCACGCCCACGGCCGCGCACTCCAGCACGCCCGGCATCTGCGTAACGACGTCTTCGACCTCGTTGGGGTACACGTTGAAGCCGCTGACCAGGATCATGTCCTTCTTGCGGTCGACGATCTTGAAGTAGCCGCGCTCGTCGACGATGCCGATGTCGCCGCTGCGGAAGAAGCCGTCGGGCGTCATGACCTTGGCCGTCTCGTCGGGACGCTGCCAGTAGCCGGCCATCACCTGCGGCCCCTTGATCGCGATCTCGCCCGGCGTGCCGAGCGGCACCTCGTTGCCGTCGTCGTCGAGCAGCTTGAGCTCGGTGTTGGGCATCGGCAGTCCGATGTTGCCGCTGTAGGCAGTGCTGTCCACGGGGTTGCAGGTGGCCGACGGCGAGGTCTCCGACAACCCGTAGCCCTCGACGATCGGACAGCCGGTCTTCTCGAGCCACAGCTTGGCCGTGGCGCTCTGCACCGCCATGCCACCGCCGACCGAGATCACCAGCCCGCTCCAGTCGACGGTGTTGAATTCCGGGTGATGCGCCATCGCGCCGAACAGCGTGTTGACTGCCGGGAAGCTGTGGAACTTCTCTCCCTTCAGTGCCTTGAACACCGCCGGCAGGTCGCGCGGATTGGGAATGAGGATGTTGCAGCCGCCCATGCGCATGGACAGCATCATGTTCGTGTTGAAGCCGAAGATGTGATAGATCGGCAGCGCGCAGATGGTCGTGACCTGCTGACCCGATGCGATCTTCTTCAGCGCCGGCTGGTACCACGCCTCCGATTGCAGGATGTTGGCCACCAGGTTGCGATGCAGCAGCACCGCGCCCTTGCTGACGCCGGTGGTGCCGCCGGTGTACTGCAGCACCGCGATGTCGTCAGGCCCCACCTGCGCGGGCTTGAAGCTCTTGCCGCGGCCCTGCGCGACCGCGTCGTTGAAGCGCACGGCGCCGGGGATGTCGTACGCCGGCACCATCTTCTTCACGTTGCGCACGACGTAGTTGACGATCAGGCTCTTCGGAAAGCCCAGCAGGTCGCCCAGCGCCGTGAGGATGACCTTCTTCGTCGGCACGCTGGCCACCACCTGCTGCAGGGTGACCGCGAAGTTCTCGACCATCACGATGGCCTTCGCGCCCGAGTCCTTGAGCTGATGCTCGAGCTCGCGCGGGGTGTACAGCGGATTGACGTTCACGACCACGTAGCCGGCGCGCAGGATGGCGGCGACCGCCACCGGGTACTGCGGGACGTTGGGCATCATGATGGCGATGCGATCGCCTTTGTCGAAGCCCTGCGCCTGCAGGTAGGCAGCGAACGCGCGCGACAGATCGTCGACCTGGCCGAAGGTGATCGACTTGCCCATGAACTTGTAGGCAGGCAAGTCGCGGTACTTCTTGAAGCTCTCCTCGATGAGCGCGACGAGCGAGGGGTACTGCTCGACATTGATGCTCGCCGGCACGCCCTTCGGATAGTGCTTCAGCCAAGTCTTTTCCATTCGATGCTCGCTCCTTGATCGGCTCGCGATTCTGACGGAAGGCTGACAGGGGAGGCATCCGGGTATCCGATAGCGATTGCCGCGGCCCAAGCCCCGGCAATCGCTGTCGGATACCCGGTTCCCGGGTGGATGGTGGCTCCTCCAGCCTCCTGCGGGAGGGGGGGCGCGGCGTGACTGACAACAGGGCCAAATCCACGGCGGTTGACGTGCGCGGGTGGGAGCCTTATCGTGTCGATTGGTCAGACCACTTTACCTCTAATGCCCTTGCAAGCCATCGCGCCGCGGCGCCTGTACCGGCAGATCGCGGACCAGCTGCGCACTCTGATCGAGCGCGGCGAGTTCGCGGTGGGCAGCCGCCTGCCGCCGGAGCGCGACCTCGCGGTGCAACTCGGCGTGTCGCGACCGTCCGTGCGCGAAGCGCTGATCGCGCTCGAGGTGGAGGGGCGCGTCGAGGTGCGCATGGGCTCGGGCATCTACGTCCGGCACGCCGATCCGGGCAACGCCAGGCGCATCGTGGCCGAGGCGCCGCTGGAGACCATCCGCGCGCGCTCGCTCATCGAGAGCGAGCTCGCCGCGCTGGCGGCGCGCTCGATGAAGAAGTCGCAGATGGCCGGATTGCGCGAAGCGATCGCGGTCATGGAAGGCGAAGCGGCCAGCGGCCGCACCCCCACCCAGGGCGATCGCCTGTTCCATGTGCGCATCGCGGAGGCGTCGGACAACTCGGTGCTGCTGCGCATCGTCACCGAGCTCTATGACGAACGCCACAACCCGCTGTTCGAGCAGCTCGGCAGCCACTTCGAGACCGCGCGCAGCTGGGCCACGGCCATCGCCGAGCACCGCGCCGTCGTCGATGCCATCGCCGCACGATCGCCGCAGGCGGCGCGCGAGGCCATGGCGCATCACCTCGCCAATTCCCACGACCGCTTCACCGCCAACTGGTCGCCCGACGCAGACGCCCGCGTGGTCAAGCGGGTGTCGCGCAGGACCGCATGAGGATTCACGCATGACACAACGACTCGCCGGCAAGACCGCCCTCGTCACCGCGGCCGGACAGGGCATAGGGCGCGCCACCGCGCTGGCCTTCGCGCAGGAAGGCGCGCAGGTCATCGCCACCGACATCAGCGAGGGCCTGCTCGCCGAGCTGCGCGGCGTGGCCGGCATCACCACGCAGCGGCTCGACGTCACCGACGACGGCGCCATCGACGCGCTGGCGGCGACGCTGCCACCGTTGGCGGTGCTGTTCAACGGCGCCGGCTACGTCCATGCCGGCACCATCCTCGACTGCGACGATGCCGCCTGGGACTTCTCTTTCCGGCTCAATGTGCGCTCGATGTACCGCATGATCCGCGCCATGCTGCCCGCCATGCTGGAGCGAGGCGGCGGCTCGATCGTCAACATGGCGTCGGTCGCCGGCAGCCTGCGCGGCGTGCCCAACCGCTTCGCCTACGGCGCGACCAAGGCCGCCGTCATCGGACTGACCAAGTCGGTCGCCGCCGACTTCGTCACGCGCGGCATCCGCTGCAACGCCATCTGCCCCGGGACCATCGAGTCGCCCTCGCTGCTGCAGCGCGTCGCCGAGCAGGCGGCGGCCAGCGGCAAGACCGTGCAGGACGTGCATGCCGCCTTCGTCGCGCGCCAGCCGATGGGCCGCATGGGTCGCGCCGAGGAAATTGCCGCACTGGCCGTGTATCTGGCTTCCGACGAATCCGCCTTCACCACCGGCACCACGCAAGTCATCGACGGCGGCTGGTCCAACTGATCACGACAAAGGAGTCTTCAAATGAAACTGATGCGTCACGGCCGCAAGGGCCAGGAGAAGCCGGCGCTGGTCGATGCGACCGGCCAGGTGCGCGACCTGTCGGCAGTGCTGCCCGACATCACGGCCGCGACCTTGTCACCCGAGGGCCTGGCGCGGCTGCGCGACATCGATGCCGCCACGCTGCCGGCCGTGCAGCCGCAGCGCATCGCCCCGCCGTGGAGCGGATTGGGCAAGTTCATCTGCATCGGCCTCAACTACGCCGACCACGCCGCCGAATCCGGGCAGCCGGTGCCCAAGGAGCCCATCGTC
The Piscinibacter sp. XHJ-5 DNA segment above includes these coding regions:
- a CDS encoding FadR/GntR family transcriptional regulator, translated to MPLQAIAPRRLYRQIADQLRTLIERGEFAVGSRLPPERDLAVQLGVSRPSVREALIALEVEGRVEVRMGSGIYVRHADPGNARRIVAEAPLETIRARSLIESELAALAARSMKKSQMAGLREAIAVMEGEAASGRTPTQGDRLFHVRIAEASDNSVLLRIVTELYDERHNPLFEQLGSHFETARSWATAIAEHRAVVDAIAARSPQAAREAMAHHLANSHDRFTANWSPDADARVVKRVSRRTA
- a CDS encoding long-chain-fatty-acid--CoA ligase; the protein is MEKTWLKHYPKGVPASINVEQYPSLVALIEESFKKYRDLPAYKFMGKSITFGQVDDLSRAFAAYLQAQGFDKGDRIAIMMPNVPQYPVAVAAILRAGYVVVNVNPLYTPRELEHQLKDSGAKAIVMVENFAVTLQQVVASVPTKKVILTALGDLLGFPKSLIVNYVVRNVKKMVPAYDIPGAVRFNDAVAQGRGKSFKPAQVGPDDIAVLQYTGGTTGVSKGAVLLHRNLVANILQSEAWYQPALKKIASGQQVTTICALPIYHIFGFNTNMMLSMRMGGCNILIPNPRDLPAVFKALKGEKFHSFPAVNTLFGAMAHHPEFNTVDWSGLVISVGGGMAVQSATAKLWLEKTGCPIVEGYGLSETSPSATCNPVDSTAYSGNIGLPMPNTELKLLDDDGNEVPLGTPGEIAIKGPQVMAGYWQRPDETAKVMTPDGFFRSGDIGIVDERGYFKIVDRKKDMILVSGFNVYPNEVEDVVTQMPGVLECAAVGVADAKAGEAVKLCIVKSDPNVTEAQVRAYCEANLTGYKRPKIVEFRTELPKTPVGKILRRELRDKV
- a CDS encoding SDR family oxidoreductase → MTQRLAGKTALVTAAGQGIGRATALAFAQEGAQVIATDISEGLLAELRGVAGITTQRLDVTDDGAIDALAATLPPLAVLFNGAGYVHAGTILDCDDAAWDFSFRLNVRSMYRMIRAMLPAMLERGGGSIVNMASVAGSLRGVPNRFAYGATKAAVIGLTKSVAADFVTRGIRCNAICPGTIESPSLLQRVAEQAAASGKTVQDVHAAFVARQPMGRMGRAEEIAALAVYLASDESAFTTGTTQVIDGGWSN